The window TGGGTGACAGTGGGTGACGGTagatgacacaggtgacacacaggtggcACGGGtgaggtcacacaggtgtcacaggtgacACGGAAGAAaggggtgacacaggtgaggtgacacaggtgacaataGATGACACAGGTGCCACACACCTGCGCAGGTGCGGTGACGGTCACACCTGGGCACGGCCCCCAGGACCTGTGGGTGACAGTGGGTGACGGTagatgacacaggtgacacgcAGGTGGCACGGGTGAggtcacacaggtgacacagatgACGTCACACCAGTCACTCACCTGCGCAGGTGCGGTGAAggtcacacctgggcacagcccccaggaCCTGTGGGTGACAGTGGGTGACGGTagatgacacaggtgacacgcAGGTGATGTCACACATGTGACACTGgtcaggtgacacaggtgtcactcacCTGCGCAGGTGCGGTGACGGTCACACCTGGGCACGGCCCCCAGGACCTGTGGGTGACAGTGGGTGACGGTagatgacacaggtgacacgcAGGTGGCACGGGTGAggtcacacaggtgacacagatgACGTCACACCAGTCACTCACCTGCGCAGGTGCGGTGAAggtcacacctgggcacagcccccaggaCCTGTGGGTGACAGTGGGTGACGGTagatgacacaggtgacacgcAGGTGGCACGGGTGAggtcacacaggtgacacagatgACGTCACACCAGTCACTCACCTGCGCAGGTGCGGTGAAggtcacacctgggcacagcccccaggaCCTGTGGGTGACAGTGGGTGACGGTagatgacacaggtgacacacaggtggcACGGGtgaggtcacacaggtgtcacaggtgacACGGATGACGTCACGCCTGTCGCTCACCTGCGCAGGTGCGGTGAAggtcacacctgggcacagcccccaggaCCTGGCCCTGGCCCGCGCCCACGCGCTGCCGCTGCTCTCGGTCATCGGCGACGACGGCGCCCTGTgtccccccgggggggggtggctgcaggtacccctgtccccaaatgtccccaaaatgtccccaaatgtccccaaaatgtccccaaatgtccccaaaatgtccccaaatgtccccaaaatgtccccaaatgtccccaaaatgtccccaaatgtccccaaaatgtccccaaatgtccccaaaatgtccccaaatgtccccaaaatgtccccaaatgtccccaaaatgtccccaaatgtccccaaaatgtccccaaatgtccccaaaatgtccccaaatgtccccaaaatgtccccaaatgtccccaaaatgtccccaaatgtccccaaaatgtccccaaatgtccccaaaatgtccccaaatgtccccaaaatgtccccaaatgtccccaaaatgtccccaaatgtccccaaaatgtccccaaatgtccccaaaatgtccccaaatgtccccaaaatgtccccaaatgtccccaaaatgtccccaaatgtccccaaaatgtccccaaatgtccccaaaatgtccccaaatgtccccaaaatgtccccaaatgtccccaaaatgtccccaaatgtccccaaaatgtccccaaatgtccccaaaatgtccccaaatgtccccaaaatgtccccaaatgtccccaaaatgtccccaaatgtccccaaaatgtccccaaatgtccccaaaatgtccccaaatgtccccaaaatgtccccaaatgtccccaaaatgtccccaaatgtccccaaaatgtccccaaatgtccccaaaatgtccccaaatgtccccaaaatgtccccaaatgtccccaaaatgtccccaaatgtccccaaaatgtccccaaatgtccccaaaatgtccccaaaatgtcaccaaatgtcaccaaaatgtccccaaaatgtccccaaatgtccccagggtgtccccaggttCCAGGCCCGTCCCCGTGTCGTGGCCGCTCTGGCTCAGCTCGGCCTCCTCCGGGGTGTCCAGGACCACGCCATGACCCTGCCGCTCTGCAGGTACGgacaggtgtgcccaggtgtgccccaggtgcgtccaggtgtgcccaggtgtgtccaggtgtgtccaggtgtgtccaggtgcgcccaggtgttTTCCCAGGTGTGTCCGGATAAGGGctcaggtgcccccagctgtgcccaggtgtatctcaggagtctccaggtgtgcccaggtgtgtccaggtgtgctcaggtgtgcccaggtgtatctcaggagtctccaggtgtgcccaggtgtgtccaggtgtgtccaggtgtgcccaggtgtatctcaggagtctccaggtgtgcccaggtgtgtccaggtgtgctcaggtgtgcccaggtgtatctcaggagCCCAGGTTTgttcccaggtgtccccaatgtcccccaggtgtgcccaggtgtctccagtgtcccccaggtgtcccctcaggtgtccccaatgtcccccaggtgtgcccaggtgtcccgCAGGTGTCTCTCAATGtccctcaggtgtccccagctgtgccccaggtgtcccaggtgtatcccacgtatgcccaggtgtccccaggtgtctccaATGTCCCCTCAGCTGTACCCAGGTGTCctcaggtgtatctcaggtgtccccaggtgtatctcgggtgtccccagctgtcccccaggtgtccccaggtgtgtctcaggtgtgtctcagttgtcccccaggtgtccctggtgtatcccaggtgtccccagtgtccccttaGCTGAacccaggtgcccccaggtgtatctcaggtatccccaggtgtcactcacatgtccccaggtgtgtctcaggtgtccccagctgtcccccaggtgtccccaggtgtcactcaggtgtgcccaggtgtcactcaggtgtCACTcacatgtccccaggtgtgtctcaggtgtccccagctgtcccccaggtgtccccaggtgtcactcaggtgtgcccaggtgtcactcaggtgtCACTcacatgtccccaggtgtgtctcaggtgtccccagctgtcccccaggtgtccccaggtgtcactcaggtgtgcccaggtgtcactcaggtgtCACTcacatgtccccaggtgtgtctcaggtgtccccagctgtcccccaggtgtccccaggtgtcactcaggtgtgcccaggtgtcactcaggtgtCACTcacatgtccccaggtgtgtctcaggtgtccccagctgtcccccaggtgtccccaggtgtcactcaggtgtgcccaggtgtcactcaggtgtCACTcacatgtccccaggtgtgtctcaggtgtccccagctgtcccccaggtgtccccaggtgtcactcaggtgtgcccaggtgtcactcaggtgtCACTcacatgtccccaggtgtgtctcaggtgtccccagctgtcccccaggtgtccccaggtgtcactcaggtgtgcccaggtgtcactcaggtgtCACTcacatgtccccaggtgtgtctcaggtgtccccagctgtcccccaggtgtccccaggtgtcactcaggtgtcccctctgtccccgcaGCCGCTCCGGTGACGTCGTCGAGTTCCTGCTGAAGCGTCAGTGGTTCCTGAGCTGTGGGGAGATGGCCAAGGAGGCGCTGCAggtgagcacacctgggcacacctgggcacacctggggacacctggggacacctggggacacctgggcacacctgggcacacctgggatacacctgggggcaccttGGCatacctgggatacacctgggcacaactggggacagctgggatgcgggtggggacagctggggcacacttgggatacacctgggcacacctgggtacacctgggggcacctggggacatctggggcACACTTaggatacacctgggcacacctgggggcacacttgggatacacctgggcacaccagggtatacctgggatacacctgggggcacctgggcacacctgggatacacctgggggcacctgggtacacctgggatacacctgggggcacctgggtacacctgggatacacctgggggcacctgggtacacctgggatacacctgggggcacctgggtacacctgggatacacctgggggcacctgggtacacctgggatacacctgggggcacctgggtacacctggtCTCACCTGTCCAcgtctcacctgtgtctcacctgtgccaggcGGTGACGTCGGGGCGGCTCCGCCTGGTTCCCAAATTCCACGAGAAGAACTGGAAAACCTGGATGGAGAACGTGGGGTGAGGGGGGAGGGGCTcaggtgagggggggggggggggggggggggggggggggggggggggggggggggggggggggggggggggggggggggggggggggggggggggggggggggggggggggggggggggggggggggggggggggggggggggggggggggggggggggggggggggggggggggggggggggggggggggggggggggggggggggggggggggggggggggggggggggggggggggggggggggggggggggggggggggggggggggggggggggggggggggggggggggggggggggggggggggggggggggggggggggggggggggggggggggggggggggggggggggggggggggggggggggggggggggggggggggggggggggggggggggggggggggggggggggggggggggggggggggggggggggggggggggggggggggggggggggggggggggggggggggggggggggggggggggggggggggggggggggggggggggggggggggggggggggggggggggggggggggggggggggggggggggggggggggggggggggggggggggggggggggggggggggggggggggggggggggggggggggggggggggggggggggggggggggggggggggggggggggggggggggggggggggggggggtccccccaGGGATTGGTGCCTCTCCCGCCAGCTCTGGTGGGGACACCAGGTACCTGCCTaccaggtgtgtgcccaggagAGTGACCAGGATGCCCAGGTGAGTCCTCAaagtgcccaggtgtgcccccaggtgtgtccctgagGCGCCCAGGTGTGACCCTgaggtgcccaggtgtgcccagctgtgtccctgaggtgcccaggtgtgcccaggtgtgtgcccagcgtatccaggtgtgtccccaaggcacccaggtgtgcccaggtgtgaccctgatgtgcccaggtgtgtgcccagcgtatccaggtgtgtccccaaggcacccaggtgtgcccaggtgtgaccctgatgtgcccaggtgtgtgcccagcgtatccaggtgtgtccccaaggcacccaggtgtgcccaggtgtcaccctgatgtgcccaggtgtgtgcccagcgtatccaggtgtgtccccaaggcacacaggtgtgtccccagctgtccccaggtgttatcccaggtgtccccaggtgttcccaggtgttTTTCCAGGTGTTCTCAGGTGTTTCCCAGCTGtagcccaggtgtgtccccagaTGTTTTTCCAGGTGTTCTCCCAGGTGTGCTTCCCCCAAGGTGTTTcccccccaggtgtgctcaggtgtgtccccaggtgtgttccagctgttccaggtatccccaggtgtgtACCCAGGTGTGttcaggtgtgtcccagctgttccaggtgtgtctccccccaggtgtgtccccaggtatccccagcTATTTCCAGGTGTGTCACAGCTGTTCCAGGTGCTCCCCAGGTGTATtccaggtatccccaggtgtgtcccagctgctcaggtgtctccccaggtgtgctcaggtgtgtctcCCCAgatgtg is drawn from Ficedula albicollis isolate OC2 unplaced genomic scaffold, FicAlb1.5 N01184, whole genome shotgun sequence and contains these coding sequences:
- the LOC101817638 gene encoding valine--tRNA ligase, mitochondrial-like, yielding MTSRLSLTCAGAVKVTPGHSPQDLALARAHALPLLSVIGDDGALCPPGGGWLQGVPRFQARPRVVAALAQLGLLRGVQDHAMTLPLCSRSGDVVEFLLKRQWFLSCGEMAKEALQAVTSGRLRLVPKFHEKNWKTWMENVGDWCLSRQLWWGHQVPAYQVCAQESDQDAQVSPQSAQVCPQVCSGVSPDPDVLDTWFSSALFPFAALGWPQQ